CCCTTACGGGTTTTCAGAACGAATTTATATGAATCATGATCGGTAAGTCGCTGCTCTCGCACTCCACCAACAATTAGTCCTGCAGCGTTTGAGGTAAGTCCATCTAGATTCAAGTTTTGGTGCGGGTCATTTGAATGTCTTAGGATATGGGTCAGTGATTTAGCTGATGCTGAACTCATTCCCAGACCCAGCAGTAGTTCACGATAAATGGGTAAGTAATAGTTCATACCAAGTGTCGTAAACCTTGGCCGGATTCCTGGGAATAGTGTAGACCATTTCGAATGATTTGAAGCGAAAATCAGGAACGCACCGATGCTAAATGAATTTCGTTATTGAgtttcgatttcaaaatttaaatcttcTTCACCTCAACCATCCGTGTGGAAAGATGCAAACGAGATAATTTCGATCCGGTGGCAGATCGGCTGTCTTAACTAAATTGACCGGAAAGTAATTGAGAAACCATTTCCACAAGCCCCAATTTCTCACCCACTGACaactaacaaaatttattggttATTTTAGgtaggaaaattgatttttctttccaattacTTACGTCCTCCTTCCACCTTGATCCGTTACATTCTGTACGCATTCAAAAATATACCACACCACATACAGCAAAATAACTGCTTTTATGTAAGTGTTTCCCACGATCTGGAACGAATTATAGACATTATTGTCTACATATTCAAcgatttttgcattttaatcaCCAAGAAGACAATTAAGATCGGACCGGAACCCacaaaaacgaagaaaattgtaagaaaTGTTAACGTTCCAATAGTAATCCGCTGCAAATCTTCGTAAAAGTGGGTCATATTGTTTCGAAGA
This genomic stretch from Bradysia coprophila strain Holo2 chromosome II, BU_Bcop_v1, whole genome shotgun sequence harbors:
- the LOC119069221 gene encoding 2-acylglycerol O-acyltransferase 1-like encodes the protein MTHFYEDLQRITIGTLTFLTIFFVFVGSGPILIVFLIVGNTYIKAVILLYVVWYIFECVQNVTDQGGRRTCQWVRNWGLWKWFLNYFPVNLVKTADLPPDRNYLVCIFPHGWLSIGAFLIFASNHSKWSTLFPGIRPRFTTLGMNYYLPIYRELLLGLGMSSASAKSLTHILRHSNDPHQNLNLDGLTSNAAGLIVGGVREQRLTDHDSYKFVLKTRKGFVRIALKTGASLVPAISFGENNTFEQNSWKILSFRGRVPINTVVGAPIHVEENISPTEEEVSEVHTLFCKQIRELFEEHKSKYVENSEHVMLEFV